One stretch of Candidatus Nitrosotenuis cloacae DNA includes these proteins:
- a CDS encoding citrate/2-methylcitrate synthase yields the protein METKNIGLRDIEVADTKISDIDGEHGKLIYRGYDILDLTKNSTFEETVYLLLNDKLPTKTELDEFKQRLIDARDMPRQMQSNMRNWKKNADPMVMMQAFVVALSGYYDDKGANDQEINYQSAISLISKTPTIVASWERVRSSKDIVDPDPRLSHAGNFLNMLVGEKPDAETERIFDICLILHADHTFNASTFAAREVASTGAHMYSAVSAAIGALSGPLHGGANYEVMKMLFEIKTADNAADWVKERITNGQKIMGMGHAVYRTYDPRAQVLKELSRKLAKKTGAPWFEITQAVEEATIHEMKKQKGIDIYPNVDLYSASLYYMLKIPPDLNTPIFAISRVAGWTSHVIEEKFAQAAPKTALYRPKAVYVGKYCGPQGCEYQSIDLRK from the coding sequence TTGGAGACAAAAAATATCGGCCTGCGCGACATAGAAGTAGCTGACACTAAAATCTCTGACATTGACGGCGAGCACGGCAAGCTCATCTACCGCGGATACGACATTTTGGATTTGACAAAAAATTCTACATTTGAGGAGACTGTATATCTATTGCTCAATGACAAGCTCCCAACCAAGACCGAGCTGGACGAGTTCAAGCAGAGACTAATTGATGCGCGCGACATGCCAAGACAGATGCAGTCCAATATGAGAAACTGGAAGAAAAATGCAGACCCAATGGTAATGATGCAGGCATTTGTGGTAGCACTATCTGGATATTATGATGACAAGGGCGCCAATGATCAGGAAATCAACTACCAAAGCGCCATCTCGCTGATATCAAAGACCCCCACCATAGTAGCCAGCTGGGAGCGAGTCAGATCAAGCAAAGACATCGTAGACCCAGACCCAAGACTATCGCATGCAGGCAACTTTCTAAACATGCTAGTTGGAGAAAAGCCCGATGCCGAAACAGAGAGAATTTTTGATATTTGCCTAATATTGCACGCAGACCACACCTTTAATGCATCCACGTTTGCCGCAAGAGAGGTAGCATCAACTGGTGCCCACATGTATTCGGCAGTTAGCGCCGCAATTGGCGCACTATCAGGACCATTGCATGGTGGCGCAAACTATGAGGTAATGAAGATGCTATTTGAGATCAAAACAGCAGACAATGCTGCAGACTGGGTAAAAGAGAGAATAACAAACGGCCAGAAGATAATGGGCATGGGCCATGCGGTATATCGAACCTATGATCCACGAGCCCAGGTTCTAAAAGAGTTATCACGCAAGCTGGCAAAAAAAACAGGTGCACCATGGTTTGAGATAACCCAAGCAGTAGAGGAGGCTACCATACATGAGATGAAAAAGCAAAAGGGAATCGACATTTATCCAAATGTCGACTTGTATTCCGCATCGCTATACTATATGCTAAAAATTCCACCGGATCTCAACACGCCAATCTTTGCAATATCTCGTGTTGCCGGCTGGACATCACACGTTATTGAGGAAAAGTTTGCACAGGCAGCACCAAAGACGGCACTGTACAGGCCAAAGGCAGTATATGTTGGCAAGTATTGCGGACCGCAAGGTTGCGAGTACCAGTCAATCGATCTAAGAAAATAA
- a CDS encoding DHH family phosphoesterase: MAAAKKAKAIKKTKVLCLSHMEDADGISSAALIREAFGGDTILVDYPGLMPAVESLLNDEKLKSLYICDLGLAKNNQDKFVEVLSTLRKKKVSVTYIDHHDIDPEIVKRLEKAKVKIFHDVNECTTVQVYDAYKKKLSDHSTFVATCAAITDYMEDRPKGAKLLQIYDRQFALISATVLTYNIVGHQKDPDYLLYLVEMLSESKYPHEIPNTFEFAQIQVGKLAEMIAKVKKSLKTMKNLGYMEIMDAGASGAVNFVLGLSGKEVGVAYKERVDHGIYAVSIRGSKSCKVHLGRMVNSLAAEFGGSGGGHDKACGAVIPKDKIMAFVKEFNSRLNQK; this comes from the coding sequence GTGGCAGCTGCAAAAAAGGCAAAAGCAATCAAGAAAACAAAGGTTCTGTGTCTGTCCCACATGGAAGATGCAGATGGAATCAGCTCGGCCGCTTTAATCCGTGAAGCATTTGGCGGCGATACCATTCTAGTTGACTATCCTGGATTGATGCCGGCAGTGGAATCACTCCTAAACGATGAGAAACTAAAATCACTATACATTTGTGATCTAGGCCTTGCAAAAAACAACCAAGACAAGTTTGTCGAGGTTTTATCCACTTTACGCAAAAAAAAGGTATCAGTAACTTACATTGATCATCATGATATCGATCCAGAAATAGTAAAAAGACTCGAAAAGGCCAAAGTCAAAATATTTCATGACGTCAACGAGTGCACCACGGTCCAAGTTTATGATGCGTACAAGAAAAAACTCTCAGACCACTCCACATTTGTTGCCACCTGTGCAGCTATAACTGACTACATGGAGGACAGACCAAAGGGCGCAAAACTGCTCCAAATCTATGACAGGCAATTTGCATTGATATCGGCTACTGTTCTTACATACAATATCGTAGGACACCAAAAAGACCCAGATTATCTGTTGTATCTAGTAGAGATGTTGTCTGAATCAAAATATCCACACGAGATACCAAATACGTTTGAGTTTGCGCAAATCCAAGTAGGCAAACTAGCAGAGATGATCGCCAAGGTCAAAAAGTCACTAAAGACAATGAAGAATCTTGGCTACATGGAGATAATGGATGCGGGTGCGTCAGGCGCAGTAAATTTTGTTCTGGGACTATCCGGCAAAGAAGTAGGCGTCGCATACAAAGAGCGAGTAGACCATGGAATCTATGCAGTATCAATTAGGGGCTCTAAATCCTGCAAAGTACATCTTGGAAGAATGGTAAACTCGCTGGCTGCGGAATTTGGCGGCTCTGGGGGTGGACACGACAAGGCATGCGGCGCAGTAATACCAAAGGACAAGATTATGGCCTTTGTCAAAGAGTTTAACTCTAGACTGAATCAGAAATAA
- a CDS encoding RidA family protein: MIEDKLKQLNITLPTPPKPAGSYIPVVISGNLAFVSGQIPMQDGKVLYTGKVPSEKSIEEAQSAAKLCAINLLAQLKANLGSLDKITKIVRVSGFVNCTPEFSEQPKIINAASDLFFEIFGEKGKHSRIAVGVASLPLNSTVEIDMIVEFA; encoded by the coding sequence TTGATTGAAGACAAGCTAAAGCAACTAAACATCACACTGCCAACGCCTCCAAAACCGGCAGGCTCTTACATTCCGGTTGTAATATCAGGCAATTTGGCGTTTGTCTCAGGACAAATCCCAATGCAGGACGGCAAGGTCTTGTATACTGGCAAGGTCCCATCTGAAAAGTCAATTGAGGAAGCCCAAAGTGCTGCAAAATTATGTGCGATTAATCTCTTGGCGCAGCTAAAAGCAAATCTCGGCAGTCTGGATAAAATTACAAAAATTGTACGAGTGTCAGGATTTGTAAATTGCACGCCAGAGTTTTCAGAGCAGCCAAAGATAATCAATGCCGCATCAGACCTGTTCTTTGAGATATTTGGCGAAAAAGGCAAGCATTCCAGAATTGCAGTTGGCGTGGCCAGTCTGCCGCTAAATTCTACTGTAGAAATCGACATGATAGTCGAATTTGCCTAA
- a CDS encoding mechanosensitive ion channel family protein yields MNIRIIPIVLLLALTVPAAFAQEDFLKGIYAPTNDALSAFAISVANSIPKVIAAVILLIIGFVAGKIVGRVVTKAAKNILQKTRQQAGTQITEGMPERFDSVRLISATIRWFVYLFFIVAAVNAMQFEQLTTALTNLWLWVPNLLAFVLIIVIGSIVVNFVSKWVEHQLLEHHIGGPKPITAIVKAVIYGIVFAIGFTQLGVGESIIPILVSAFSWSIAVAIGAAIAVGLGFALKDILPAAIIGATNQRTLLKVGQKVRIGDVTGTVTATQMLYVIVTNEKNESTVIPTKDLMSKTLVILN; encoded by the coding sequence ATGAATATCAGAATCATTCCGATCGTACTATTATTGGCACTTACAGTTCCTGCAGCGTTTGCTCAGGAAGACTTTCTTAAGGGAATCTATGCCCCAACAAATGATGCGCTAAGTGCATTTGCCATAAGTGTTGCAAACAGCATCCCAAAGGTAATTGCTGCCGTTATTTTATTGATAATTGGCTTTGTTGCAGGCAAAATAGTCGGCCGCGTAGTAACCAAAGCAGCAAAGAACATACTACAAAAGACACGCCAGCAGGCAGGCACTCAAATCACGGAAGGGATGCCTGAACGATTTGACTCGGTAAGGCTAATTTCTGCCACTATACGATGGTTTGTCTATCTGTTCTTTATTGTGGCAGCAGTAAATGCAATGCAGTTTGAGCAGCTAACTACTGCCCTGACAAATCTGTGGCTGTGGGTTCCAAACCTTTTGGCGTTTGTATTGATTATAGTGATTGGATCAATTGTGGTTAATTTTGTCAGCAAGTGGGTCGAGCACCAACTACTAGAGCACCACATCGGTGGTCCAAAGCCAATCACTGCTATAGTCAAGGCAGTCATCTATGGCATAGTATTTGCAATCGGCTTTACACAACTTGGTGTTGGCGAGTCAATCATTCCTATTTTGGTGTCTGCATTTTCATGGAGTATTGCAGTAGCAATTGGTGCAGCCATTGCAGTCGGCCTTGGCTTTGCGCTAAAAGACATCTTACCTGCAGCAATAATTGGTGCAACCAACCAGCGAACACTTCTCAAAGTGGGACAAAAAGTAAGAATTGGTGATGTCACAGGAACTGTCACTGCAACTCAAATGCTGTATGTGATAGTTACAAACGAAAAAAATGAAAGCACAGTAATTCCAACCAAGGACTTGATGAGCAAGACTTTGGTAATTTTGAATTAA
- a CDS encoding TrmB family transcriptional regulator — protein MGKEREITVSLEEFGLSQYEARAYVTLITRGTISASEVAYYAELPRTKVYPVLLKLQQKKLAILSKSKPVLCTGIAPEDAFDDIVHEQINKVEAMNNLVSKMKKISEESKKARGAEEKRYFHLSANYVVNQMRTMIEGAKSSIHITADSWGLSILAECKEEILSVLRRDLEVRLIVPVSVIGSESFRVIPEGVTIRSSEIIQNCFIFDDTELLLIDSTNGKGAVFSATDILGASQTRLFAQLWKDALKIDNLSEMTKSQALEVCKIINVINQNGLGFALHSILNSKKFVDFAKFLEKSGISLKEKTLEQVLDIVNSTLEMTCAGKVQYDSKTNNIILESKINSGHSLPWAMLIESYLEQKGNHPKMIYHSDSHKGEMIHLKIN, from the coding sequence ATGGGAAAAGAGCGAGAAATCACAGTCAGCTTAGAAGAGTTTGGTCTATCCCAATATGAGGCTCGAGCCTATGTCACACTAATCACAAGAGGTACAATATCAGCAAGCGAGGTTGCTTATTATGCAGAATTGCCAAGAACCAAGGTCTATCCGGTTTTGCTAAAACTACAGCAAAAAAAACTAGCCATATTATCAAAATCAAAGCCAGTATTATGCACGGGAATCGCACCAGAAGATGCATTTGATGACATTGTTCATGAGCAGATAAACAAAGTCGAGGCAATGAACAATCTAGTATCAAAGATGAAAAAAATCAGCGAAGAGAGCAAAAAGGCAAGAGGTGCAGAAGAGAAAAGATACTTTCATCTCAGCGCAAACTATGTTGTCAATCAGATGCGCACAATGATAGAGGGCGCAAAATCATCAATACACATTACAGCAGACTCATGGGGCCTGAGCATTTTGGCAGAGTGTAAAGAAGAGATACTATCAGTACTAAGACGTGATCTGGAGGTAAGACTGATTGTTCCCGTATCAGTCATTGGATCTGAATCATTTAGAGTAATACCAGAGGGGGTGACCATTCGCTCATCTGAGATAATTCAGAACTGTTTCATCTTTGATGACACCGAACTACTCCTAATAGACAGCACCAATGGCAAGGGCGCAGTCTTTTCTGCAACTGACATTTTGGGCGCAAGCCAGACTCGATTATTCGCACAACTATGGAAGGATGCACTAAAAATTGACAATTTATCAGAAATGACAAAAAGCCAGGCGCTAGAGGTCTGCAAGATAATCAATGTCATCAATCAGAACGGCTTGGGCTTTGCATTGCATTCAATACTAAACTCTAAGAAATTCGTAGACTTTGCCAAGTTTTTGGAAAAATCAGGAATCTCACTCAAAGAAAAGACACTAGAGCAGGTACTGGATATTGTAAACTCCACACTAGAGATGACCTGCGCAGGCAAAGTCCAGTATGACTCTAAAACAAACAACATCATACTAGAATCAAAGATAAACTCTGGTCATTCCCTACCATGGGCGATGCTAATTGAGAGCTATTTGGAGCAAAAGGGCAATCACCCAAAGATGATTTATCATTCTGATTCTCACAAAGGCGAGATGATTCATCTCAAGATTAACTAG
- a CDS encoding AAA family ATPase has translation MSLAPQELENNASKYASDAIKLDSQGARGMAIANYQKAIDSLMKLIHLYPENKLNKVYTERCRAYENRIKTLQLNHGVDIEPAVDPNATPSEQKAQLEKKKDEDDFDDMIMKEKPDVTWKEVIGLDDAKNALRESIVYPTQRSDLFPLGWPRGILLYGPPGCGKTVLAAATANEIDGYFIVVDAASMMSKWLGEAEKNVSKVFKMARGYAEKEDKPVILFIDEIDSLLGNRNSEVGGEVRTKNQFLTEMDGINGKGKDIKMYVIGATNKPWSLDWPFLRRFQKRVYVPLPTLEAREALFELYTAELKKDDKVKPMELAKIFDGYSASDVKDVCQSAQLRIVNELFTQPGYHEPVEGETPPQPRELTVADFKEIMTRRKPSVSMDMIRAYYKWSEQFRAL, from the coding sequence ATGAGTCTAGCACCCCAAGAATTAGAAAATAATGCAAGCAAGTATGCGTCTGACGCAATAAAACTTGACTCCCAGGGTGCCCGAGGTATGGCAATTGCCAACTATCAAAAGGCAATCGATTCACTAATGAAGCTAATCCACCTATACCCAGAAAACAAGCTAAACAAAGTTTACACTGAAAGATGCAGAGCGTATGAGAACAGAATCAAAACCTTACAGCTAAACCATGGCGTCGATATAGAGCCTGCCGTGGACCCAAACGCTACTCCTTCTGAGCAAAAGGCTCAGCTGGAAAAGAAAAAGGATGAAGATGACTTTGATGACATGATAATGAAGGAAAAGCCAGACGTTACCTGGAAGGAAGTAATAGGACTGGATGACGCTAAAAACGCTTTGCGTGAATCTATTGTTTATCCAACTCAACGCTCTGATCTATTCCCACTTGGCTGGCCAAGAGGAATCTTACTGTATGGACCACCAGGATGTGGAAAAACTGTTCTGGCAGCAGCTACTGCAAATGAGATTGACGGCTATTTCATAGTGGTTGATGCTGCATCCATGATGAGCAAGTGGCTTGGCGAGGCAGAAAAAAACGTCTCCAAGGTATTCAAGATGGCTCGTGGATATGCAGAAAAGGAAGACAAGCCAGTAATACTATTCATTGATGAAATCGACTCCTTACTAGGAAACAGAAATTCCGAAGTTGGAGGCGAGGTCCGCACAAAGAACCAATTCCTAACAGAAATGGATGGAATCAACGGAAAAGGAAAAGACATCAAGATGTATGTGATTGGCGCTACCAACAAGCCATGGAGTCTGGACTGGCCATTCCTGAGACGATTCCAAAAAAGAGTCTATGTTCCATTGCCAACACTAGAGGCACGTGAGGCACTCTTTGAGCTATACACTGCAGAACTAAAGAAGGACGACAAGGTAAAGCCAATGGAGCTTGCAAAAATATTTGATGGATATTCTGCATCTGATGTCAAGGATGTTTGTCAGAGCGCTCAGCTAAGAATAGTAAACGAATTATTCACACAGCCTGGCTATCATGAACCAGTAGAGGGCGAGACTCCACCGCAACCACGAGAGCTAACTGTAGCTGATTTCAAGGAAATAATGACTAGGAGAAAGCCAAGCGTATCAATGGATATGATCCGTGCATACTACAAGTGGAGCGAACAGTTCCGCGCACTATAA
- a CDS encoding matrixin family metalloprotease: MNSTGLVLVLVVFVMASFATLPVHAQTFTMYVQEMPRNWQAQFGDTLSTSTKYWEQKIPGIKFETTQKIDDSDFVVEWTSNNGDGMLGYYSTNTANHYGKPTLAITLGFFKDGKLQMLSPESALEVTTHELGHAIGMQHSTNPSDIMFPTVDDYESLQVLEQTHDRIANNDWHTISEKYRILSNEKITPLDAQINDAKSALGAIHYGDKAYDQTLDDAWMAYWWAIKYLDSAENAQTRGGAFVLQSDHQNAYAEFKLSYDFAKKAEEKLILISELIEKVNIVSN, encoded by the coding sequence TTGAATAGTACTGGATTGGTGCTTGTACTTGTCGTGTTTGTTATGGCTAGCTTTGCGACATTGCCGGTACATGCACAAACCTTTACCATGTATGTGCAGGAAATGCCAAGAAACTGGCAGGCGCAATTTGGCGACACACTTTCCACATCAACAAAATACTGGGAGCAGAAAATTCCAGGAATCAAGTTTGAAACTACTCAAAAAATCGACGACTCTGATTTTGTAGTTGAATGGACATCAAATAATGGTGATGGAATGCTTGGATATTATTCAACAAACACTGCAAACCATTATGGAAAGCCAACGCTGGCAATAACATTGGGATTCTTCAAGGATGGAAAGCTGCAAATGCTATCACCTGAATCTGCACTAGAAGTAACAACACATGAGCTTGGCCATGCAATTGGAATGCAACATAGTACAAACCCATCCGACATAATGTTCCCAACAGTGGATGACTATGAATCACTGCAAGTCTTGGAACAAACACATGATCGTATTGCTAACAATGATTGGCATACAATATCTGAAAAGTATCGAATACTCTCAAATGAGAAAATAACTCCACTAGATGCACAAATCAATGACGCAAAATCTGCACTTGGTGCCATACACTATGGAGACAAGGCATATGATCAAACACTTGATGATGCGTGGATGGCTTATTGGTGGGCAATCAAATATCTGGATTCTGCGGAAAACGCTCAGACTCGTGGAGGTGCATTTGTTCTACAGTCTGATCATCAAAATGCATATGCCGAATTCAAATTATCGTACGATTTTGCGAAAAAAGCAGAAGAAAAGCTGATTCTGATCTCTGAATTGATTGAAAAGGTAAATATCGTATCTAACTGA
- the carA gene encoding glutamine-hydrolyzing carbamoyl-phosphate synthase small subunit, with translation MQTRRVTISIKKAQFANKFGKLILSDGTVLSGKGFGFPKAVFGELVFNTGMVGYTETLTDPSYSGQILTLTYPLIGNYGVPDPKKIDESGISSYFESERIQARGLVVHELSEIASHWNLSMTLDEWMHNEGVPGISDIDTRELTKKLRTSGVTMAALVVSDSEIDVEKIKKELAVAKPYTDEKFMDAVSTKHVQTFGNESNCVVVVDTGVKNAILRNVHELGYQVVKVPWNASYSDIMKYNPKGVVLSNGPGDPEACPETIQTAKDLIQNDIPTLGICLGAQIIGLAGGATTYKLKYGHRGQNKSCLNLQNKQVYVTSQNHGYCIDPNSLGKTEFDLWFTNTDDNTVEGIRHKLKKIIAVQFHPEASPGPYDCKFVFEELDSMIKEVDSNKK, from the coding sequence ATCCAAACACGGAGGGTCACAATTTCAATAAAAAAAGCCCAGTTTGCAAACAAGTTTGGTAAGCTGATTTTATCTGATGGAACGGTTCTTTCTGGCAAGGGCTTTGGGTTCCCAAAGGCAGTGTTTGGTGAGCTGGTATTCAATACCGGAATGGTCGGCTATACAGAAACGCTTACCGATCCCTCATATTCAGGACAGATTCTGACTCTGACTTATCCGCTAATTGGCAACTATGGCGTGCCGGACCCAAAGAAAATCGACGAATCCGGCATATCCTCATACTTTGAGTCTGAGCGAATTCAGGCACGTGGATTAGTAGTCCATGAATTATCCGAGATTGCCAGCCACTGGAATCTTTCCATGACACTGGATGAGTGGATGCACAATGAGGGAGTTCCAGGAATTTCAGACATTGACACTCGCGAATTGACAAAAAAATTGCGAACAAGCGGCGTTACAATGGCGGCACTTGTCGTATCTGATAGTGAAATCGATGTGGAAAAAATCAAAAAAGAACTTGCAGTTGCAAAGCCTTACACCGATGAGAAATTCATGGATGCCGTATCAACAAAACATGTCCAAACATTTGGTAATGAATCAAACTGTGTAGTTGTGGTAGATACCGGTGTGAAAAACGCCATACTGCGAAATGTACATGAACTAGGATACCAAGTAGTCAAGGTCCCATGGAATGCAAGCTATTCTGATATTATGAAGTATAATCCAAAAGGCGTCGTACTAAGTAATGGGCCTGGAGATCCAGAGGCCTGCCCTGAAACAATCCAGACAGCAAAAGATCTAATCCAAAATGATATTCCAACACTTGGGATCTGCCTTGGAGCACAAATCATTGGCCTGGCCGGTGGTGCCACAACATACAAGCTAAAGTATGGACATCGCGGACAAAACAAGTCATGTCTTAATTTGCAAAACAAACAAGTCTATGTCACATCACAAAATCATGGATATTGTATTGACCCCAATTCGCTTGGCAAAACCGAATTTGATTTGTGGTTTACAAACACTGATGATAATACCGTAGAAGGAATTCGACACAAGCTCAAAAAAATAATTGCAGTCCAGTTTCATCCCGAGGCGTCACCCGGGCCGTATGACTGCAAATTTGTTTTTGAGGAGCTTGACTCTATGATCAAGGAGGTAGATTCTAATAAAAAATGA
- a CDS encoding Lrp/AsnC ligand binding domain-containing protein, whose amino-acid sequence MTTAYVLINCELGAEEEIYSHLKSISKIKETRGVFGAYDIITKIEASSVELVKDIITTNIRGIDRIRSTLTLMGSEKEKQS is encoded by the coding sequence ATGACTACTGCATATGTTTTGATAAACTGCGAGCTTGGAGCAGAAGAAGAAATTTACTCTCATCTAAAATCAATTAGCAAAATAAAAGAGACCCGCGGTGTGTTTGGCGCATATGATATCATAACAAAAATCGAGGCATCTTCTGTAGAGTTGGTAAAAGACATTATCACAACAAATATTCGGGGAATTGACAGAATCCGTTCTACTTTGACCTTAATGGGAAGCGAAAAGGAAAAACAAAGTTAA
- a CDS encoding transcription initiation factor IIB translates to MQVLNVKSGCTRCGGSMLTDGSTGERFCQKCGNVIVENIEDSRPERRFISDDSSDNSRTGTPNSLAIHDRGLATTIGSTSKDATGKSLSSVMQQDMRRLRIWDNRSQSEKTGRNLRAAFMELGKLKDKLTLSDAVIEKAAFIYRKAVGKGLVRGRSIPHVLAASAYAACRDAGTPRTLSDFSDALNIKKKAVSCSYRMLLKELDMKMPVMDSLNCISKIASKLNLDEKVKRHAHEILSDANDKELTAGKGPMGLAAAALYMACVKYDLKISQREISVASGVTEVTIRNRSRALRESI, encoded by the coding sequence ATGCAAGTTTTGAATGTAAAGAGTGGATGTACTAGATGTGGGGGCTCGATGCTAACTGATGGTTCTACAGGTGAACGATTCTGCCAAAAATGTGGCAATGTGATAGTTGAAAACATTGAAGACTCTCGCCCAGAGAGACGATTCATATCTGATGATTCCTCTGATAATAGCAGAACTGGCACTCCGAATTCACTTGCCATACATGATAGAGGGCTGGCAACAACAATTGGCAGCACGAGCAAAGATGCTACCGGAAAGTCGCTTTCATCTGTTATGCAGCAGGACATGCGACGATTGCGAATTTGGGACAATCGTAGTCAGAGCGAAAAAACCGGCAGAAACCTAAGGGCTGCCTTTATGGAACTAGGCAAGCTAAAGGACAAACTCACCCTGTCTGATGCAGTGATTGAAAAGGCTGCTTTTATCTATAGAAAAGCTGTTGGCAAAGGACTGGTTCGTGGCAGGTCTATCCCACATGTTCTTGCTGCCTCTGCGTATGCCGCATGCCGTGATGCTGGAACTCCAAGAACACTGAGTGATTTCTCGGATGCACTAAACATCAAGAAAAAGGCAGTTTCTTGCAGCTATAGGATGCTTCTCAAAGAGTTGGACATGAAAATGCCAGTAATGGACTCGTTGAACTGCATATCAAAGATAGCAAGCAAGCTAAACTTGGATGAAAAAGTAAAGCGACATGCACATGAGATCCTAAGTGATGCCAATGACAAAGAACTTACTGCGGGAAAGGGCCCAATGGGTCTTGCCGCCGCCGCATTATACATGGCGTGTGTAAAGTATGATCTCAAAATCTCCCAGCGAGAGATCTCTGTTGCATCAGGTGTTACTGAAGTGACAATACGAAATAGATCACGTGCACTACGGGAATCTATATAA
- a CDS encoding KamA family radical SAM protein: protein MQHNFRDISQIKALSNERQSDIEIVASVFPFKVNNYVIDQLINWNNVPNDPIFTLTFPQKKMLSADNFRKMSTALQSGDKDTIQLVANKIRMSLNPHPAGQEYNIPQLKDGTKLYGMQHKYDETVLFFPSQGQTCHSYCTFCFRWPQFIGIKELQFATQETDLLIQYLSEHNEVTDVLFTGGDPMIMKTKILSRYIDSLINAKIKNLKTIRIGTKALSYWPYRFLTDNDADELLDLFKRVGESGIHLAFMAHFNHPVELSTQAVAAAIHRIRKTGAQIRTQSPVLANINDDPKIWADMWQRQVSLGCVPYYMFVTRDTGAQDFFGIPLIRAHQIFKDAYQKVSGLARTVRGPIMSANPGKIHVIGTMDFGKKKAILLQFIQGRNPVWVQRPFLARFDEKAIWIDDLKPLSGKKFFFENELEEILESKQSTAAKTEKKIRKRKTPILSSINNVKTRLFEDRIGLYHWKIGGRNFS, encoded by the coding sequence ATGCAGCATAATTTCAGGGACATTTCGCAGATTAAAGCACTCTCAAATGAAAGACAATCAGACATAGAGATAGTTGCAAGTGTATTTCCGTTCAAAGTTAACAATTATGTGATTGATCAACTCATCAATTGGAATAATGTTCCAAATGATCCGATCTTTACTCTGACATTCCCACAAAAGAAAATGCTTTCTGCAGATAATTTCAGAAAAATGTCCACCGCATTACAAAGTGGCGATAAGGACACCATCCAATTGGTTGCAAACAAGATCCGTATGAGTCTGAATCCTCATCCTGCAGGTCAGGAATACAACATTCCGCAGCTCAAAGACGGCACAAAGCTGTACGGAATGCAGCACAAATATGACGAAACGGTCCTTTTCTTCCCAAGCCAAGGCCAAACATGTCATTCCTACTGCACATTTTGCTTTAGATGGCCTCAGTTTATTGGAATAAAAGAACTCCAGTTTGCAACGCAGGAAACAGATCTGCTCATCCAGTACCTCTCAGAACACAACGAGGTCACGGATGTCTTGTTTACTGGTGGGGATCCGATGATCATGAAAACAAAAATCCTTTCCAGATACATTGATTCACTTATCAATGCGAAAATTAAAAATCTCAAAACAATTCGAATAGGAACCAAAGCCCTATCATACTGGCCATATCGATTCCTAACAGATAATGACGCAGATGAATTACTAGATCTGTTCAAAAGAGTTGGCGAGTCTGGAATACATCTTGCATTCATGGCCCACTTTAACCATCCAGTCGAACTTTCAACTCAAGCAGTAGCTGCAGCCATTCATAGAATACGAAAAACAGGAGCTCAGATACGAACACAGTCTCCAGTTCTTGCCAACATAAATGATGACCCAAAAATCTGGGCTGATATGTGGCAAAGACAAGTCAGTCTGGGATGCGTTCCATACTACATGTTTGTCACAAGAGACACTGGAGCGCAGGACTTTTTTGGAATTCCACTCATTCGAGCACATCAAATATTCAAAGACGCGTATCAAAAAGTCAGCGGCCTAGCAAGAACAGTACGTGGGCCAATAATGTCTGCAAATCCAGGAAAAATTCACGTCATTGGCACGATGGATTTTGGAAAGAAAAAGGCAATTCTATTGCAATTCATACAGGGACGGAATCCAGTATGGGTACAAAGACCGTTTCTGGCACGATTTGATGAGAAAGCAATATGGATTGATGATCTAAAGCCGCTTTCTGGTAAGAAATTCTTTTTTGAAAACGAATTGGAAGAAATTCTGGAAAGCAAACAGTCCACCGCAGCAAAAACAGAAAAAAAAATACGAAAAAGAAAAACGCCAATTTTATCCTCAATAAACAACGTAAAGACACGTCTCTTTGAGGACCGAATTGGATTATACCATTGGAAAATTGGAGGAAGAAACTTTTCTTAG